The Leptolyngbya sp. CCY15150 region CAGCCTCCTTGATCTCAGTCAATTTTTGCGTCAGCTCGATGGCGCTCAGCAGGGGGTGGTGTTTATTGTGGATGAAAATGGTTACCTGATTGCCAGCTCTACAGATGATCCACCCTTTCACGTCCAGGGGACAGGATTAGAGCGTCGTTTTTATCGCCTGCGTCCAGCAGACAGCGACCATGAACTCTTGGCAGATATCGCCACTAATCTGCCTCAAGTGACCCATTTTTCGTCGTTAGATAGCGGCGATCGCCAGTGGGTAGACCGCATCGGGACAACATCCTATGTTTTAGATATCCATCGCCTTGATCCATCCCTAGGGCTGAATTGGCAAGTGGTGAATGTGTTACCAGAGTCTCTTTTTCTGGCAGACATTCGTGATCGACAGCGCCAAACCTTGATATACACGAGCCTTGCTCTAGTAGGAGCGATCGCTCTCAGTGCTGGCATTGCTCGCTGGGCAACCCAACCTCTCAAACACTTGCGAGACACGGCTACCCGCCTAGCTGATGGTGACTTTCACGCCGTACCGCCCCAGAGTCCAATCCTAGAGTTTCAATGGCTATCGGAAGCGTTTGAATCCACGTCCAGCCAGCTTCGGCAATCGTTCCAAGAATTGCAGTCGCTGAATCAAACGCTCCAGAACAATGAAGCCAAGCTTTCTCAGTTTTTAGAATTAGCGCCGGTCGGCGTCTTGATCTACAGTCTAGATGGATCTATTTCCTATGTGAATGCTATTAGTAAAGCCTTATTTGGCTTTAAAAAAGATTCAGAGTCTCCAGTATCTAGTCTTAACGAGCTTTCCCACTATTATCCGCTCTACATAGCTGGAACTCAGCAGCCTTATCCACTTCACAATCTCCTCAATCCGCAAACGTTTTCAGAAGAATCTGTCACGTTAGATGATTTGGAAATCCATCAAGAACACCACCTACATCTGCTAGAAGTTTCCGTATCACCTATGATTGGTCGGCAGGGTGACATCGAGTGGGCGATCGCTATCTTTAACGATATTACGACCCGAAAACAGGCTGAGCAACTGCTGGAACACTATAATCGTGAATTGGCCCACCAAGTTCAACAGCAGACCCTGGAACTCGCTAGGGAGGTGGAAGAGCGAAGAGTTGTTGAAGTCTCGTTACGTCAGAGCGAACAGCAGCAAAAGATTCTCTTACAGGCCATTCCAGATCTCATGTTCCGCGTTAGTCGAGATGGAATTTATCTTGGTTATGTTAAGACTAACGCCATGATCGATCTTTTGCCTGCAGATGAGAATCCGGTTGGCAAGAATATCATAGATTTTTTTGCTCAACACCATGATGTTGTTGCACGCCAGATGCATTTTATTCAAAAAGCCTTAGACACACAAGAAATTCAGATCTATGAGCAGCAGAACTACATAGGCGATCGCCTTCAATACGAAGAAGTGCGAGTGGTTCCCTGTAGCGATCAGGAAGTGCTTTTTATGATTCGTGACATCAGCGATCGCAAAAAGGCTGAAATTGCCCTGCGCTATAGCGAGGCTACCCAACGTGCTATTCTCCAGGCCATACCTGATCTACTGCTGCGCATTGATAGGTATGGTAAACGAAAAAGCTTTATCTCTGGGGGAGAGGTTCATCTACGCAAGGGGGTTCACCATGGCTTAGAGCAATCTATCTTCGAGACTCTGCCCCGTGATTTAGCAGAAACTCGGATGCGCTATATTCATCAGGCCCTAGAGACTGGGCAACGCCAACATTATGAGCATGATATTGAGGTAGATAACGAAATCCGCCATGAGGAGGTGCGGATTGTTCCTCTCAATGCAGACGAAGTCATGCTGATGGTGCGCGATATTACCGATCGCACCCGAGCAGAAAGCGCTCTACGTCAATCACTTCAGAAAGAAGAGGCGATCGCCTACATTCTAGAAAAAGTCCACCAATCTCTAGATCTAAAAGACGTCTTCTCATCTACCGTGGATGCAGTCCAGCATAGTCTCCACTGCGATCGGGTGTTAATCTATCGCTTTCAGGCAGACTGGAGTGGAGAGATCCTGGCTGAAGCTGTTGCGCCTCAGTGGATTTCGTTGCTCAATGCAGAACGTGAAGATGTGATAACCGCACAAAATGCGATCGCCCATCCTGACTGTGTGATTACGGCTATGGCCCACCATGGGTTGCCTCACCATGATACTTATCTGCAGGACGTCAAAGCAGGTTTTTACAAGCAGCGCTCTAATCCAGTGAGGGAAGTTTCTGATATTTATGCTGAGAATTTTAGTGATTGTTATCTTGAGTTTTTAGAACATTTTCAAGCTCGTGCTTACATGACCTGCCCCATCGTCCAAGGCGACCAAATCTGGGGACTTTTGGCTGTCTATCACAACCAAGGGCCCCATGTCTGGACACCAGCAGAGCTGGCGATTGTCTGTCAGACGGCAACGCAACTTGGCATTGCAGCTCAGCAGGCGGAGCTGTTCCTGCAGCTTCAATTAAAGTCAACAGAGTTAGAAATTGCCAGAGAAGCCGCAGAAGCAGCCAGTAACTCCAAAAGTGTTTTCTTAGCTAATATGAGCCATGAACTGCGGACGCCTCTGAATGCAATCTTAGGGTTTGCCCAGTTACTCAATCGTGATCTAAGCCTGCCGGATGAGCATCGAGAAGCTATCCATACCATTACCCGCAGTGGTGAACATCTTCTCTCGTTAATTAACGGTGTCCTCGACTTATCTAAAATTGAAGCGGGACATATGAATTTAGAGAAGAGTTACTTTGATATCAGGGAATTTATTCGATCGCTTCAATCCATTGTCATTCAGCAAGCACGATCTAAAGGATTATCTCTCAACTTTGATCTATCGACCAATTTGCCAAGCTTAATTAAGTCTGATCCACAAAAGCTGCGGCAAGTTTTAATTAACCTTCTCGGCAATGCCATTAAGTTTACCTCCTGTGGAAGCGTAACCCTCAAAGCTTCCATCACTCCCTTTGAATCGCCACAACCTCAGGGAAGCGATCGCCTGATTCAGGATAGTGCTGAACCGATTGCATGGTTGACCTTTGAGGTGATTGATACCGGAACGGGCATTGCTCCTGATGAGCAAGTTCGAATCTTTGAAGCGTTTGAGCAAACCCAATTAGGACAAATGGCTCCCGATGGTACTGGCCTCGGACTCACCATTAGCCAACGCTTAGTGGAAAAAATGGGTGGATGCTTGACCGTACAAAGTACCTTAGGACAGGGCAGTGCGTTTCAATTCACCATTCCAGTTGGTATTGGCCAGACCAATGCTATCGAAGCCACCCAGGGGCAGGTTGCCCATCTTGCTCCCCACCAAGCTTATCGGATTCTGGTGGTTGATGATTCTATGATGAACCGCCAAGTCATGGTGCAGTTCTTAAGCAGCATTGGGTTTGAGATCCAGGAAGCGGCCGATGGTGCTGAAGCGATCGCCCAGTGGCAAGCCTGGAATCCACACCTGATTTTGCTAGACCTGCGAATGCCCGTTTTCAGCGGCTTAGAGGTCATTCGTCATATCCGTAATTACGATCGCGAACATCCGCCTACCGGCGATCGCCTATCACCCAAAGTCATTGCCGTTACGGCTTCTGCCTTGATCGATCAGCAGCAGGAAGCTATGGCATCAGGCTGCGATGATTTCATCACAAAACCTGTAGATCTCTCTCGCTTGCTAGAAGCGATCGCTCAGCACATTGACGTAGACTATATCTACGATGACTTAACTATTGATACACCAAGTGCAGACATTCCATGTCTTGAACCTGATGCATTATCTGTCATGTCCCAAGAGTGGCTAGACTCGCTCTACTTATCTGTACTGCGCTGTGAAGATGCTCAGGTCGATCAGCTTATTCAGCAAATTCCTAATCAATACAACGACCTCAAACAGGCATTAGACTACTACAATCAACGGCTGCAGCTAGAACAGATTTTATTGATGATTGAGGCATATCAACCTCGCAGGAGTAGCTAAATATTATGGCTAAAGGTTACAGCGCATGTGGTTCCCTACCCAACCTTGGCATTCCTAACCAGGTATAAGATAATACCTCTTGCTTCAGGCTGCAATAGCTAGCGCTCAACGTTTCCCCAGAGACTGTCAGACAAGGGATATTGGAGGGTGCTTGAGCATGAAAGATCACTCTATTTACATTCAGCATGACCATCAGGTACAAAAAAGATGAGAGGGGCCTCGCACCTTTGCGAGGGCAATGCTTTAATGAAGGAGCTTAGGTTTGAGATCACAACTCAGAACTGGATTTTAGAGTGTTGCTGAATCGATAGATGACTTGCCCTCATCCCCAACCCTTTTCCTCAGGGAGAAGGGAGCTAGAACCCTCGTTCTCTCTTGCTGGGGCTAGGGCTAGCAGCAATTCTCATTTTGACCAGTAGCTTGTCCAATCTGCCAAATCCTGAACGAAAGAATGAACTTTTCCAAGAACTCTATTGATACTATTGTCGACAAGGTGGGGCAAGATATTCATACTGAGAATTGCTGTAGGGCTAGAGTGAGGGTGGATTTAGGACGTCATATCTGCATTCAGCAACGCCGATTTTAAAGCGTGTTGGGTCAGATTTAAGGATGTCTGTGCTCCTGCTGCTTCTGATCCACCGAATGGTCTAAAATGCTTGGAGCAAGCTGTGAGCATAGAATCTAGGGTGTACTTCATAGTGCTGAGACCAAAACGTTAACTAACGGCTGTGAGGAGAAAAAATATGTGCGCGTCTCGCAAATCATCTACCGTATTTCAGGACTTGGGTTGGATTGCTGGCATGATTGGGGGCTCGGCAACGATGTTGATGGTTACCCCAGGATATGCACAGACACAACCCGTGATACCAGACATGCAGGCAACCCCGCTCATGCCCGCAGCAGCGTCGCCGACGTCGGAGCTGCCGGAGGTTGACGATATGGCTTCTGCAACGGAGCCGGAGGCCGCGATCGCTATCCCTGCTGCAGCAACACCCGTAGCAGAGTCAGCCGCCCCCAACGACCTATCCCAACAACCCGAGAGCCTGGCTGAACCTGCGGCTGCATTACCGTCCGAATCATCAGAACTCGAATCATCAGGATCTGAATCATCCGAAGACGTGTCTAGGCAAGCCGTGGATCTCTTGCCTGCCCAGATGCCCGCTCAAATGCCCGCTCAAAATCCCAGTTCCATCTACGCTGACGCGATCGCCCAGTTCAGCGGTGGCGGTGGCCCAGGCCCCTTACGCTTCTACCTCGGCACCGAGCTGCCCTATCCCACCACGCTGCTGGGGCCAACGCGACGTTTTTCGGTGTCAGCAGGTAGCGATCGCCAAGGCGGGCTCAGCATACCGGGCGGGGTGCAGCTTTCGCTGAGTGATTCCGATACCGTCACCCTAGAGGGGCGGGTGGGTACCTCCATCCTCGGGTTTGACCTGAGCTACCGCCATCAGCCAGAGCTAGCTCCTCTGGGGTATTCCGTGAATATCTTCAACCAACGAGCCTATTCCTCCAACCTGCGGGGAGGCGATCGCGATGTGGATTTGCCTGGCGGTGATACACCCTGGGTGCATCGCTTGGGTGTGGGTGCAGAAGTCTTCCACGCTTTTTCCCCTGATCTAGAAGGTGCCCTGGGCCTCACCTATCAGCGGGTATCGGTGCGGGATGATGTTTTTTCAAACGACCTATTCTCACGGGACGAACGGGGCAATCGGCTCACGGTAAGCGATAGCGGACAGGATGATTTGCTGATTTTATCGGCAGCAGCCCAGTATGACACCCGCAATGATCTGATTAACCCTACCGAAGGCAGCCGGCTGCGTCTGGGGCTAGAGCAAGCCATCCCCCTGCAGGATGAGACGATTTCCTTTACGGGATTGACCGGCAATGCTACCCAGTTTATTCCCCTCTCCCTGTTTGGCTTCGCAGAAGGCCCCCGCACCCTGGTGCTGAATATCCAAGCCGGGCACATTTTCAATGATGTTCCTAGCTATCGAGCGTTTAGCCTGGGCGGCAGCAACTCCGTGCGGGGTTTCGATCGCGGTGATGTGGGCTCGTCTACCAGTTTTATCCAAGCCTCAGCCGAATATCGCTTTCCCATCTTTTCCTTTGATGCCATGGATGAAGAGATCGATGTGGGTGGGCTGCTGTTTGTGGACTATGCCAATGCCCTAGGCACCCAAGATGACGTGATTGGTCGCCCTGGCGTTGCCCGCGATAAGCCAGGGGATGGGTTGGGGTTTGGTCTAGGCTTGCGGCTGCTATCACCCTTTGGCCCCGTGCGGGTAGAACTAGGACTCACCGACAGTGGAGACTCGGCTGTGCATATTAACCTAGGCGATCGCTTCTAGATCGCCCCCTATCTGCCCAGTGAGCGGGAGCTAGCCTTTGATACGCTAGCTCCTGCTCACCCGACAATCCTGCCCTAGTGGGAGGGTGTAGCTATTGGCGAGCATTGAGCGCCGTCGAACTGCTCCCAACCTTATGAGACGAGGGTTGAGCGACGTCGAAACCCGGCAACTTAGCTTCATGGAACTGAGCCCATCTACTTAGCAGGACAAGGGTGGGATTGCTGAAGTCAGCTCTTTGACTATGAATTTTATTCATGTATGTGATAGGCGCTATGCTTTGAATCCCATAGCAAAGCCCGTTAGATTAAGGACATAGATAGATGAAACAACGGTCAGACGTCCTTTTCACTATCCCGCAGCAACAGTCCGATCTGGAGGTCGCCATGACATACTTTAACTACTCTCACCGTGAACAACTCGAACGTGCCCTTCACCTTGATGCCGCCGTTCCTTCTCGCTCCTCTCGTTGGCTATCGTCCCTAAAAGCGATCGCCACGTCTGTCGTCAAGACTTTTACCCAAGATAGCAATGCTCCTCGCATCTGGTTTAGCATGAGCGAATCGGGTCAAAAAATCTGGCATGTCTACGATCCTATCACGAATAACCATGGCCTCTATGAAACCGAGCAGGATGTTCGGGTATGGCTAGAGCATCGCTATTATGATATGGCTCGGTAAGCACCTAGTTGAGCGTATAGATACATGATGACTGGTCTACGCCTAGGTAATAAAATCCCCAAATTCTTCGGAGTTTGGGGATTTACCTTCATGGAGATGCAATCCAGGGCAAGTTAGACAGGTTTATCCATCGTGGTTTGG contains the following coding sequences:
- a CDS encoding response regulator translates to MQVIGIASIVSYLHGQGETASHRSLVRQLAKADSDRVQVYLSQYLQVPQQINRLNATAVRLNQLDVSNLPQLEAHIFAQLQQFDSVSTILFSGADGSFRTVHRSIEDRRQVEGGRSQPNGDFDVYRLNEAGVPTTLVTSLPNFDGRDRPWFRDAVRTQQAGWSGLFQIGEEASLAINAYWPIYDNNTLLGVFSVNLSLLDLSQFLRQLDGAQQGVVFIVDENGYLIASSTDDPPFHVQGTGLERRFYRLRPADSDHELLADIATNLPQVTHFSSLDSGDRQWVDRIGTTSYVLDIHRLDPSLGLNWQVVNVLPESLFLADIRDRQRQTLIYTSLALVGAIALSAGIARWATQPLKHLRDTATRLADGDFHAVPPQSPILEFQWLSEAFESTSSQLRQSFQELQSLNQTLQNNEAKLSQFLELAPVGVLIYSLDGSISYVNAISKALFGFKKDSESPVSSLNELSHYYPLYIAGTQQPYPLHNLLNPQTFSEESVTLDDLEIHQEHHLHLLEVSVSPMIGRQGDIEWAIAIFNDITTRKQAEQLLEHYNRELAHQVQQQTLELAREVEERRVVEVSLRQSEQQQKILLQAIPDLMFRVSRDGIYLGYVKTNAMIDLLPADENPVGKNIIDFFAQHHDVVARQMHFIQKALDTQEIQIYEQQNYIGDRLQYEEVRVVPCSDQEVLFMIRDISDRKKAEIALRYSEATQRAILQAIPDLLLRIDRYGKRKSFISGGEVHLRKGVHHGLEQSIFETLPRDLAETRMRYIHQALETGQRQHYEHDIEVDNEIRHEEVRIVPLNADEVMLMVRDITDRTRAESALRQSLQKEEAIAYILEKVHQSLDLKDVFSSTVDAVQHSLHCDRVLIYRFQADWSGEILAEAVAPQWISLLNAEREDVITAQNAIAHPDCVITAMAHHGLPHHDTYLQDVKAGFYKQRSNPVREVSDIYAENFSDCYLEFLEHFQARAYMTCPIVQGDQIWGLLAVYHNQGPHVWTPAELAIVCQTATQLGIAAQQAELFLQLQLKSTELEIAREAAEAASNSKSVFLANMSHELRTPLNAILGFAQLLNRDLSLPDEHREAIHTITRSGEHLLSLINGVLDLSKIEAGHMNLEKSYFDIREFIRSLQSIVIQQARSKGLSLNFDLSTNLPSLIKSDPQKLRQVLINLLGNAIKFTSCGSVTLKASITPFESPQPQGSDRLIQDSAEPIAWLTFEVIDTGTGIAPDEQVRIFEAFEQTQLGQMAPDGTGLGLTISQRLVEKMGGCLTVQSTLGQGSAFQFTIPVGIGQTNAIEATQGQVAHLAPHQAYRILVVDDSMMNRQVMVQFLSSIGFEIQEAADGAEAIAQWQAWNPHLILLDLRMPVFSGLEVIRHIRNYDREHPPTGDRLSPKVIAVTASALIDQQQEAMASGCDDFITKPVDLSRLLEAIAQHIDVDYIYDDLTIDTPSADIPCLEPDALSVMSQEWLDSLYLSVLRCEDAQVDQLIQQIPNQYNDLKQALDYYNQRLQLEQILLMIEAYQPRRSS
- a CDS encoding BamA/TamA family outer membrane protein, with amino-acid sequence MQATPLMPAAASPTSELPEVDDMASATEPEAAIAIPAAATPVAESAAPNDLSQQPESLAEPAAALPSESSELESSGSESSEDVSRQAVDLLPAQMPAQMPAQNPSSIYADAIAQFSGGGGPGPLRFYLGTELPYPTTLLGPTRRFSVSAGSDRQGGLSIPGGVQLSLSDSDTVTLEGRVGTSILGFDLSYRHQPELAPLGYSVNIFNQRAYSSNLRGGDRDVDLPGGDTPWVHRLGVGAEVFHAFSPDLEGALGLTYQRVSVRDDVFSNDLFSRDERGNRLTVSDSGQDDLLILSAAAQYDTRNDLINPTEGSRLRLGLEQAIPLQDETISFTGLTGNATQFIPLSLFGFAEGPRTLVLNIQAGHIFNDVPSYRAFSLGGSNSVRGFDRGDVGSSTSFIQASAEYRFPIFSFDAMDEEIDVGGLLFVDYANALGTQDDVIGRPGVARDKPGDGLGFGLGLRLLSPFGPVRVELGLTDSGDSAVHINLGDRF